The following coding sequences lie in one Lolium perenne isolate Kyuss_39 chromosome 2, Kyuss_2.0, whole genome shotgun sequence genomic window:
- the LOC127335127 gene encoding MADS-box transcription factor 27, whose translation MGRGKIVIRRIDNSTSRQVTFSKRRNGIFKKAKELGILCDAEVGLVIFSSTGRLYEYASTSMKSVIDRYGRAKEEEQLVANPNSELKFWQREAASLRQQLHNLQENHRQLMGQDLSGLGVKELQTLENQLEISLRCIRTKKDQLLIAEIHELNRKGSLVHQENMELYKKLDLIRQENVELYNKLSETEAVTAVGRDSRTPYNFAVIEDANVPVHLELNSPQRRNDAEHTAPPKLGLQLHP comes from the exons ATGGGCCGAGGCAAGATAGTGATCCGTCGGATCGACAACTCCACCAGCCGGCAGGTGACTTTCTCGAAGCGGCGGAACGGGATCTTCAAGAAGGCCAAGGAGCTAGGTATCCTCTGTGACGCCGAGGTTGGCCTCGTCATCTTCTCCAGCACCGGCCGCCTCTATGAGTACGCCAGCACCAG CATGAAGTCAGTGATAGATCGATATGGCCGAGCAAAGGAGGAGGAGCAACTTGTCGCAAACCCCAACTCGGAGCTTAAG TTCTGGCAAAGGGAGGCAGCAAGCTTGAGACAACAACTGCACAACTTGCAAGAAAATCATCG GCAGTTGATGGGGCAAGATCTTTCTGGATTGGGTGTCAAGGAGCTGCAGACTCTAGAAAATCAGCTAGAGATAAGCCTACGCTGCATCCGGACAAAAAAG GACCAGCTCTTGATTGCTGAAATTCATGAACTGAATCGTAAG GGAAGTCTTGTTCACCAAGAAAACATGGAACTGTACAAAAAGCTTGACCTAATTCGTCAGGAAAATGTTGAGTTATATAACAAG CTCTCTGAGACAGAGGCAGTAACTGCAGTCGGCCGAGATTCAAGAACTCCATACAACTTTGCAGTTATTGAGGATGCCAACGTTCCTGTTCATCTTGAACTCAATTCCCCGCAGCGACGAAATGATGCTGAACATACTGCACCACCTAAACTAGG ATTGCAACTACATCCATGA